The following is a genomic window from Rhizobium sp. NRK18.
CCCTGCTCGAAGGCTTCGGCAATCCGGCGCTTGCGACGGTCATCGCGCTCCTGATCATCGGCCAGGGGCTCTTTGCCACCGACGCGCTGGAGGCCCCTGCCCGCTTCCTCGGCCAGCTCGGCGGCAACAAGCCGTGGCGAACGGTCATCATCATTCTCTGCGTCACCGGCTTCACCAGCGCCTTCCTCAACAACACGCCGGTGGTGGTGATCTTCATTCCAATCCTCGCCTTCATTGCCGCAAAACAGAAGGTGCCGTCGGCCAAGGTCTTCATGCCGCTGTCCTTCATCACCATTCTCGGCGGCATGACGACACTGATCGGCTCGTCGACAAACATGATCGCCGCCGGCATCGCCTCGAAATACCATGTCGACATCCGCATGTTCGACATGAGCCCGATCGGGCTCATCCTGGCACTGGTCGGCTCGATCTATGTGCTTTTCCTTCTGCCGAAACTCCTGAAGGAGCGGCCGTCGCAATCGACGCAGCAGACGATGAGCGGCGCGCAGTTCCTCGGCGAAATCGTCATCACCAGCGGCCATCGCTTTGCTGGCATGCAGTCCAAGGCCGGTTTCTTTCCGGACATCAAGAACCTGACGCCGCGCCTTCTGCTTCGCCGCGACGTGCCGATCCTGCCGCCCTATGACGGCGTCATCCTCGAGCCCGGCGACAAGCTGATCGTCACCGGCACACGCAAGGCCTTCATGGAAGCGATCGCCAAGGGCGAGAAGGGCCCGGCGCTCGAACACTCCAATGCTCCGGGCGAAACGCTTGCCGATCCGGCACCGCCTGCCGCCGACTACCATCTGGTGGAAGCGGTGATCGCACCCGGCTCGCGCTTCGAGGGCCGCACCATCCAGCTCTCCGGCCTGCAGCCGCAGTTCGGGGTGGCCGTCTTCGGCGTTCAGCGCAAGAGCCGCATGGCACGAACGGCGCTGTCCGAAGTCCGTCTCGAGGCCGGCGACACGCTGCTGCTCGGCGGGCCGCTGGAAGCCATCGAATCCATGCGCGGCAACCACGACATCCTGCTGCTGGAACATTCGGCCGAAGCCGTACCGCAGCGGCAGAAGGCGATCCTCGCCGCGCTGATCTTCGCCGGCATCGTCTTGCTGTCAGCCTTCGACGTGTCGCCGATCGTCGTCAACGCCATTGCCGGCGCCGTCCTGATGATCGCCACGGGCTGCCTGACCATCAATCAGGCGAGCCGCGCCTTCGACAAGCAGATATTTCTTCTGATCGGCACATCCATCGCCATGGCGACGGCGCTGGAATCAACCGGCGGCGCACACCTGATCGCCACCGAAACCGTGTCGTTGATGGACGGTGCGCCGCCGTCGGTCATCCTCTCGGTCCTGTTCCTGCTGATGGCGGTGATGACAAACGTCCTGTCCAACAATGCGGTCGCAGCGCTGTTCATGCCGATTGCGCTCGACATCGCAAACAAGGTCGGCGTTTCGCGCGAAGCCTTTGCGATGGCTGTTATTTTTGCCGCCAACTGCTCGTTTGCCACACCCATCGGCTATCAGACGAACCTGCTCGTCATGGGCCCGGGCCACTACAGTTTCGCGGAATTCATCAAGGCCGGCACGCCGCTCGTCGTCATCATTTGGTTGACGTTTTCAATAGTTGCGCCATGGTATTATGGTTTCTGATCTTCGAAACCAAGGATCCGCAAGCCTCAGATGAACACACGAGTCGCGACCTCCCCGCAGTTCTACCTGACAGCGCCAGCCTCATGCCCCTATCTTCCGCGCGAAATGGAGCGCAAGGTCTTCACGCATCTCGTCGGCCCGCGTGCCTCCGAGCTCAATGACCTTCTCACGCAGGGTGGCTTCCGCCGGTCGCAGAACATCGCCTATCGTCCGGCCTGCGAGACCTGCCGGGCCTGCGTTTCCGTGCGCATCCTCGCCGACGAGTTCAAGCCGACACGCTCGATGAAGCGCATCCTAGCGGCGAACAAGGACGTGGTCGCGACCGAACTGCCGCCGCAGCCGACCCCCGAGCAATACTCGCTCTTCCGCCGCTATCTTGACGATCGCCACCAGAAGGGCGGGATGTCGGACATGTCCTCGCTCGACTATGCGATCATGGTCGAGGACACGCATGTGACGACGCGGCTGATCGAGTACCGCATCCGCGAGCCCGGCGACGGGCTGGGCGGCGAGAAGAAGGGCGAACTGATCGCGGCAGCCCTGACCGACGTCATGTGCGACGGCCTGTCGATGGTCTATTCCTTCTTCAATCCGGAACTGGAGCGTCGTTCGCTCGGCTCGCTGATGATCCTCGACCATATCCGCCGCACCAAGGCGATGGGCCTGCCGCATGTCTATCTCGGCTACTGGGTCAACGGCTCGAAGAAGATGCACTACAAGACCCGCTTCCAGCCGCAGGAACACCTGATGCCCAGAGGCTGGCAGCGGTTCGTACCGGATGCCGAACAGGAATTCGACGATAGCCAGGAGTAAGGCGAAGGCCGCTATTCAATATCTCAGCGGCCGTCCCTCAACGTCTTCAGAACTTGCCTGACCTTGGGAAGCCCTTCGGCACGAGCCGTCCGGCGGTGGCGCGGTCGCCGAGCCATTCGGTGAGCTCCTCGCGCTTGCGCACGAAGGTGCGGCCGGCGCTGTCGTCCCAGGTCAGCCCCTCCTCCATCGCAAAGCAACGGACATCGGACACGCCGCCATCCTTGTAGCGCTGCAGGCGTACGCCCTTGCCGCGCGCCATTTCCGGCACCTGCACCAGCGGGAAGACCAGCATCTTGCGGTTCTCGCCGACGACGGCGACGTGGTCGCCCTTGACGTCCACGGCAAGTCGCGTTTCGTCCGGCAGCGACACGTTCATGATCTGCTTGCCCTTGCGGGTATTGGCGATCATGTCGCTTTCGGCGACGACGAAACCATTGCCGGCCGTCGAGACCATCAGCCGCTTGCGCTCCGGATCATGGACAAACGCGGTCAGCATGTCGTGCCCGGCCTCCATATCCACCATCAGGCGCAAGGGCTCGCCGTGGCCGCGGCCTCCCGGCAGCTTGTCGGCGCCGAGCGTATAGGCCTTGCCGCCGGTGGTAATCACGAGAATCTTGTCGGTCGTCTGGGCGTTGAAGAACACGCCCATCTTGTCGCCTTCCTTGAAGGTCAACGACGAGACGTCGGACATGTGGCCCTTCAGCGCGCGGATCCAGCCCTTTTCCGAGATGACGACGGTGATCGGTTCCTTCTCGATCATCGCCTGGTGGATGGCCTCGTCATCGGCCTCCGGGGCGTCGGCAAACTGGGTGCGGCGGCGGCCGAGCGGGGTCGCCTTGGCATAGGTCTTCTTGACCTCGCCGATCTCCCAGGCAACCGTCTGCCACTGCTTTTCTTCCGATCCGAGCAGAGCTTCGATGCCGGCCTTTTCCAGCGACAGCTCGTCGTGTTCCTTGCGGATCTCGAATTCCTCGAGCTTGCGCAGGGAGCGCAGCCGCATGTTGAGGATGGCTTCGGCCTGGATGTCGGTGATGGAGAAGCGCTCCATCATCACCTGCTTGGGCTCGTCCTCCTCGCGGATGATACGGATCACCTCGTCGATGTTGAGGTAGGCGACCAGCAGGCCGCCGAGAATTTCCAACCGGCGCTCGATGGCGGCAAGACGGAAGCGCGAGCGGCGGATGAGCACGTCGCGGCGATGCGCCAGCCATTCCAGCAGCACCTCGTTCAGCGCCATCACCTTGGGCACCTTGCCCATCGACAGCACGTTCATGTTGAGCGAGAT
Proteins encoded in this region:
- a CDS encoding arginyltransferase, with the protein product MNTRVATSPQFYLTAPASCPYLPREMERKVFTHLVGPRASELNDLLTQGGFRRSQNIAYRPACETCRACVSVRILADEFKPTRSMKRILAANKDVVATELPPQPTPEQYSLFRRYLDDRHQKGGMSDMSSLDYAIMVEDTHVTTRLIEYRIREPGDGLGGEKKGELIAAALTDVMCDGLSMVYSFFNPELERRSLGSLMILDHIRRTKAMGLPHVYLGYWVNGSKKMHYKTRFQPQEHLMPRGWQRFVPDAEQEFDDSQE
- the parC gene encoding DNA topoisomerase IV subunit A — protein: MGKSLVPPGDGGDHIQPVDLKAALEERYLAYALSTIMHRALPDVRDGLKPVHRRIVHAMSEMGVRPNSAYKKCARIVGDVMGKFHPHGDASIYDALVRLSQDFAIRYPLVDGQGNFGNIDGDGAAAMRYTEARMTEVAALLLQGINEDAVDLRPTYNEEDEEPVVLPGAFPNLLANGASGIAVGMATSIPPHNAHEICDAALHLIKHPDATIEKLIEFMPGPDLPTGGIIIESRESIIESYKTGRGGFRVRAKWETEDLGRGGFQIIVTEIPYQVQKSRLIEKVAELLIARKLPLLEDIRDESAEDVRIVLVPKSRTVDPVLLMESLFKLTDLESRISLNMNVLSMGKVPKVMALNEVLLEWLAHRRDVLIRRSRFRLAAIERRLEILGGLLVAYLNIDEVIRIIREEDEPKQVMMERFSITDIQAEAILNMRLRSLRKLEEFEIRKEHDELSLEKAGIEALLGSEEKQWQTVAWEIGEVKKTYAKATPLGRRRTQFADAPEADDEAIHQAMIEKEPITVVISEKGWIRALKGHMSDVSSLTFKEGDKMGVFFNAQTTDKILVITTGGKAYTLGADKLPGGRGHGEPLRLMVDMEAGHDMLTAFVHDPERKRLMVSTAGNGFVVAESDMIANTRKGKQIMNVSLPDETRLAVDVKGDHVAVVGENRKMLVFPLVQVPEMARGKGVRLQRYKDGGVSDVRCFAMEEGLTWDDSAGRTFVRKREELTEWLGDRATAGRLVPKGFPRSGKF
- a CDS encoding SLC13 family permease — encoded protein: MADFHIVVTFLIIAATILAFASDRFSIEAVSLGTLAALLITFGLFPMPLDGGGTFSVNALLEGFGNPALATVIALLIIGQGLFATDALEAPARFLGQLGGNKPWRTVIIILCVTGFTSAFLNNTPVVVIFIPILAFIAAKQKVPSAKVFMPLSFITILGGMTTLIGSSTNMIAAGIASKYHVDIRMFDMSPIGLILALVGSIYVLFLLPKLLKERPSQSTQQTMSGAQFLGEIVITSGHRFAGMQSKAGFFPDIKNLTPRLLLRRDVPILPPYDGVILEPGDKLIVTGTRKAFMEAIAKGEKGPALEHSNAPGETLADPAPPAADYHLVEAVIAPGSRFEGRTIQLSGLQPQFGVAVFGVQRKSRMARTALSEVRLEAGDTLLLGGPLEAIESMRGNHDILLLEHSAEAVPQRQKAILAALIFAGIVLLSAFDVSPIVVNAIAGAVLMIATGCLTINQASRAFDKQIFLLIGTSIAMATALESTGGAHLIATETVSLMDGAPPSVILSVLFLLMAVMTNVLSNNAVAALFMPIALDIANKVGVSREAFAMAVIFAANCSFATPIGYQTNLLVMGPGHYSFAEFIKAGTPLVVIIWLTFSIVAPWYYGF